The genomic DNA CCAGGATGACCTTCTTCGGGTCCTCCTTGGAGAAGACGAGGGTGGGGGCCATGGAGGACAGGGGCACCTTGCCCGGGGCGATGGCGTTGGCCTCGCCGCCCACCAGTCCGTAGGCGTTGGGCACGCCGGGCCGGGCGGAGAAGTCATCCATCTCGTCGTTGAGCAGCACGCCGGTGCCCTTGGCGACCAGGCACGAGCCGAAGCCGTAGTTCACGGTGGTGGTGAGCGCCACGGCGTTGCCGTCCTTGTCGATGACGGAGATGTGCGTGGTGTTCTTCTTGTCGGCGGGGGCGTGGGAGGGGTCATACCAGGAGCCATCCGGCTTCTGGAGCGTGGACTCCCCCGCGCCCTCCACGGGCGGCAGGAGCGAGGCGCTGGAGGTGGCCTTCTTCGGATCGATGCTCCCGGCCAGGTCCGCCAGGTAGCCCTGTGAGGTGAGGCGCTCCATGGGAATCTTCACGAACGCCGGATCTCCCAGGTACTTCGTGCGGTCCACGTACACGCGCCGCACCGCCTCGGCGTAGAGGTGCACCTCCTCCGCGTCCCGGAACGTGAGGCCCTGGGGGCGCAGCTTCTCCAGGGCGCCGAGCACCTGCAGCACCGCGAGTCCGCCCGCGCTCGGCGGCGGCATGGTGAGCAGGCGGTGGCCGCGGTAGCTGCCCTCGAGCGGCTCCTGGGCGCGCGTCTTGTAGGCCTTCAGGTCCTCGCGGGTGAGCAGTCCGCCGCCCTTCTTCACCGTGTCCACCACCGCCTGGCCGATGGCGCCCGTGTAGAAGGGCGCGGCGCCGCTCTTGGCGAGCGTGGAGAGCGTGCGGGCCAGGTCCGGCTGCTTCACGAGGTAGCCGACGGGCGGCACGTCCGGCTCGCCCGCCTCGTTCCTCGCGAGGAAGATGCGCGCGGCCTCGGGATCCTGGCGCAGGCAGTCGCGCCGCAGCTTCGCCACGGCCTGGTACTTGGGCGTCACCCAGAAGCCCGCGCGCGCCGCCTCGATCGCGGGCTGCAACACCACCGCGCGCGGCAGCTTGCCGTGCTTCTCCACCAGCTCCAGGTAGCCGGCCACCGCGCCGGGCACCGCCACGCTCAGCGCGCCGTCCGTGGACAGCCCCGGCACCACCTTGCCGTCCTTCACGTACATGTCGCGCGTGGCCGCCTGGGGCGCCACCTCGCGGAAGTCGAGCACCCGCGTGCCGCCCGTCTTCGCGTCGTGCACCAGCGCGAAGCCGCCCCCGCCCAACCCCGAGTGGTAGGGCCCCACCACCGCCAGCGTGGTGGCCGCCGCCACCGCCGCGTCCACCGCGTTGCCCCCCTTCTGGAGCATCTTGAGCGCGGCCTCGCTCGCCGCGGGGTGGGCCGTGGCCACCGCTCCACCCCGGTACGGCCTCGCCGCTCCCGCGGGAGCCGCCGCCATGAGCAGCGCCAACGCCAGCGTCCACCGGTTCCGGTGGGACCACATCTTTACCGTATCCACGTGCCACGCCTCCGTCATGGGCCGTGACTCGGCCCTTCCCGTCTCGGGGGTCCTGGAGTATCCCGACCGCCGCCCGGACTCACCACAAACCATTTCATCCCGAAGTGTCCGGCGGGCGCCAACGGTCCTGGACCGTGATTGGACCCGCCGGGGGACGCGAGGCATCGTGGCGCGGCTCCGTGTGGCGCCGGGGGGAACATGAACGCCGAACCGAAGACAGTCCAACCGATGTCACCGCCCGCCGAGGCCGCCGTGACGACGCTCTTCCTCAAGCCCACATACGGCATCACCGTGCAGCGCAATACGCTGGCGGTGTCCGTCATGGCGCATCCCGAGGAGGTCCGGGCACCCCGCCCCCACGCTCGCGGTTGACGCGCCCCCAAGCCGTCCCTAGTTATCGCGGACATGACGACTCCTCTTGCGGCGGTGGTGCTGTGCGCGGGGAAGGGCACCCGGATGCGCTCGGAGAAGGCCAAGGTCCTTCACCCCATCCTCGGCAAGCCTCTCTGCTTCTATCCCCTGATGCGTGCGCTGGAGCTGGGCGCCTCCCCGGTGGTGCCGGTGGTGGGACACCAGGCCGCCGAGGTGGAGCGCTCCGTGCGCGCGCTCTTCCCCGCGGGCCCCCTGCGCTTCGCGCTCCAGAAGGAGCAGCGGGGCACGGCGGACGCGGTGCGCTCGGCGGAGGAGGCCCTCAAGGACTTCTACGGCCGGGTGCTCATCCTCTACGGGGACGTGCCGCTCGTGCGCCGCGAGACGCTCGCCGCGCTCGTCGACGCCCATGAGCGGGGCGGCGGGGTGCTCTCGCTCGTGTCCACCCGGCTGGAGGATCCCACCGGCTACGGGCGCGTCATCCGCGAGGGCGGCAAGGTGGTGCGCATCGTCGAGCACAAGGACTGCACTCCCGAGCAGCGTCAGGTGCGCGACTGCAACGCCGGCATCTACCTGGTCGACTCCTCCTTCCTCTGGAAGGCGCTGGCCAACATC from Melittangium boletus DSM 14713 includes the following:
- the ggt gene encoding gamma-glutamyltransferase, giving the protein MWSHRNRWTLALALLMAAAPAGAARPYRGGAVATAHPAASEAALKMLQKGGNAVDAAVAAATTLAVVGPYHSGLGGGGFALVHDAKTGGTRVLDFREVAPQAATRDMYVKDGKVVPGLSTDGALSVAVPGAVAGYLELVEKHGKLPRAVVLQPAIEAARAGFWVTPKYQAVAKLRRDCLRQDPEAARIFLARNEAGEPDVPPVGYLVKQPDLARTLSTLAKSGAAPFYTGAIGQAVVDTVKKGGGLLTREDLKAYKTRAQEPLEGSYRGHRLLTMPPPSAGGLAVLQVLGALEKLRPQGLTFRDAEEVHLYAEAVRRVYVDRTKYLGDPAFVKIPMERLTSQGYLADLAGSIDPKKATSSASLLPPVEGAGESTLQKPDGSWYDPSHAPADKKNTTHISVIDKDGNAVALTTTVNYGFGSCLVAKGTGVLLNDEMDDFSARPGVPNAYGLVGGEANAIAPGKVPLSSMAPTLVFSKEDPKKVILAVGSPGGSTIPTTVIQVISNVVDQGMDVTRAVGQGRLHHQYLPDELWVDQYALEPATLRLLEAKGHKLRHIPAWGDAEAVHSDPQTNLRSAASDPRNEGAALGQD